The genomic DNA CTCTGTTAAGCGCTCGGTAAATTGACACGCATCTTCCATTGGGTGTTTTTCATCTTTAGTAGTTCGGTCTATGCGCCTTGTTAAATATGCTAACTCTCCACTTTTCATTGGTATCAATAAAAATGGTACTGTATCAATACCGCATGCCTGTGTTAGTAACATTGATAATGCTTCTATCTCTGGCATTTGAGGATATAATTCAAAAGGTGGTTTTAGAATGTATCTACCATTTAATGCTCCCACAATGGTTAATCTATTCTTATCTTCCCCTCCGGTAAACCCTAATGATAATTTTGGTTGCACTCCAGTCACTATGACCCGTTGTACTATATTTTCTTTTGCCAATTCTACTATTTTGGAAAGCTCATAGTCTAACTCCAGGACAGGTGTATCTTCTTGCCAAAATGTTTTTAAGCAACTTTCGTGGTACTTTAAATTACCTTCCAACACTTTATTACAGGCTAAACAGTAGCTCATATACTTCTTACACTTATATTCCCTATACAATCCCGACAGATTGTTAGTAACAGCCCCATACGATCCCGTGGGTTTATTTTCCAATTTTTATGTGCTATGTCCAACAACCATCCTTCTGGTATGAGACCGTCAAAAAAAGGAAATAAATTTTCTGAATGAAATGGGTCTTTTTGTAATGGCAAGGTCAACGACACCGGTAATGCTTTTTCTTGCTCTAAATACTCTTTCTGGTAATTAAAGTGATAGCCGTTATCGTCTTCAGTCAATATTCCTGACAATTGATTATTCACCCAAATTTCTCCTTGTCTCATCACTTATAGGTGTTGGCGTTAATGTATGCCCAAAAAACAACAATATTTGGTTGATTTTATCTGTCATTAAATTGGGTTTTCCTTGTTCTAACTCGCGTACAAAACGAACTCCTACACCTGTTATATCTGCTAATTCTATTTGGGTTAGGTTTGATTTTTTGCGTCTATTACGTACAAAGTCTGCTATTGCATTATTTCTATTCCACTCTTGCATAGTTATACCTTTACGGGTACAATATAATGAATTTACATTAACATTATACCTTTTTGGGTATAATTTATATTAAAAACATATTTTTATACCCTTTTGGGTGTAATTTAAAATAAGAGATTGCCACGCTTCGCTCTCAATGACACGAAACATTAAACTTTGACAAATTTTACATTTTTTGCCAAAGTTTAATTTGGTGTTTTTGTATAGATTTGTCGGTGTTGTGTCGGTGTTGTCATTCATTTTATCAACACTTTCTTTATCAAAAGCGATTAAGTTCAACTCCATCAAAATTTTGGTTTGGTTACCATTTTATTGATAAAAACTAGAATTGGTTCAATTTTAAGTAAAGTAAAAGCAGTAAACTTTACAAAACATAAGCACTACATTTCATTTTTATTTCTTCAAGAGCCATAAGAACTTCTTTTAAGTCAAGCGTTTCATTACGAAATGTCAATATTCTATCAACTTGATTATATGCTCTTTGATAAAATTTTGGAATTTGCCACTTTTCAGGTTTAAAAGGGTTGAAAGCCAGGTCAACAAAACTAATACTCGATTGCCCCTCAAATAAACTTTCGATACGTTCGTCATAATGTTCAAAATGATTTCGAAGATTTCTATCAGCAATAATATTGTTTTCATCTATGCACAATAATTCCCTTAACTTTTTACCTCTTTTTTTACTTTTTTTCGATATTGGCCAAAGTATTTTGGAAACATTTCCTGTTGCCACAAGTATAGATTGAATTGAACACCAAACTTCTATGTGATCAAAATTTCCAGGATCTGTTGGTAAGCGATTTGCTGCTCGTTGTGCAATTTTTACCTGAAAAACTATTTCGCTTAAATAAACTGAATAGGCAAACTCTTTCATGAAAATTTATAAAAAAATTGATACCGTTAAAATTAATTAAATTAACTACGCTTATCTACACTTTCTTTGTTGAAGGCTATTAGGTTGAAGAGTTGGCGTAGTGCTTTTCTTGTTCTTGGGCGTTTAAGATTGGTTTGGTGGTTTTTGTAAATAAGCACAAACCTTTCGATTTGCACTTATTAACTATGTTTTCTGCACGTTGTAGTACACCGTTTTTTATTCAACTGGGATATGCAAATCAACAATGAATTTGTTCTCTGGATGTTCTCTGTAATCATTATGATAAATTTCAAATGGATTTTCAGGACTTTTCTTGTATCCATTCTCGTTCATCCAAATAAAGAGGCTTGTCCAAGACTTTTCAAATTCGGTAGGTGTTATTACAAAACGACCAACGATACATTTACTTTCATTGATTGTCAACTTATTAATTTCACCTTCTGCTTTAAAAGGTTCATTAGTTGTCAAGAAAATACTCATACGAACCTTGTCAGGCGCAGTAACTTTGAAACTATCGTAGAAAATTCTACCCATTTTATTTTCTGAGTTTTTGAATAAGCCTTTAGTTATAGCCCATTTTGCGAGCTTTTCAAACACTTTTTCAATTCCGTTTACTCCAACATGAGTTACTCCTGCAAGATTTAATTTAGGTGTTTGTTTAATTTCAATTTTTGCATTCATTTTTGTCCATTTTTTTAGATTATCAATGATGCAAATGTATTTTTCATAGTCAGGATATTCTTGTCCGTTCTTGCTTTTAAGTTGACGTATCTTGCTATGTCGATTTGGGTTTTCCCTTTTGAATGCTGTTGGACTTACTCCAAAATACTTTTTAAAAGTTCTTGAATATGATGAATTATCGCTAAATCCGTATTTGTGAGCTAATTCTGTTGTGGTAATGTTCTTATGTAATAAATCTAAAGCTGACTTTTCAATTTTTCGTCTTGTTACATATCCATTCAGAGTTTCTCCTGTAACAAATTTGAAAACTCGATGAAAATGAAATGGTGAGAAAAAAGCAATTCCCGAAACTGTTTTCAATGATAAATCCGATTCCAAGTTTTCGTCGATGAATTCAAAAACTCGATTAATTCTATTTTTATAATCGGTTTCTATTTCTTTATCCAATATTTTCATTTGTGGTCAAATGCTGTACAACGTTTAGCATATGAAAAGTAGGGCAATTGATAAGCACTTATTTTCGGTTTTGTACTTAGCCATATTTTTCATTTTATTTTTATCTTTTCACTAAAATACAAATTAAAAATATAGCGGACTTTGTTAATATTCACTGACTTTTCGGTTTAGCAAAAACGCCCTATGTTTTTTATACATCTTCGTTGTACACATTATTTCTATTCAATTTACTTAACAAATACTATATTTGTCAAGCTTTAGGGGTATTCTATATAAGAATTGAGAGAGTCCCTTTGAACCTGATATGGTTAACACTATCGTAGGGAAAAGTCTAGTAATTAATAAGAGAGAACTTCCTCTTTTATTAATCAGACCTATCTATCCATATTTTTATTAAATTAAATTATATAAAATATGACTTGGTCAGATAAATCTTGGGAAACAATTAAGCCTATTTTTAACTCAATTTTAAAAATGTCTTTTATTCAGGAATTGATGAATGGAAATTTAAATAAAGAAAAATTTAAGTTTTATATGCAACAAGATTCTAAATATTTAGAAAATTTCGGAAAAACTTTATCCTTGTTGGCATCAAAAAGTTATGATGTCAAAGAGACAATATCTCTTATACATTTTGCTGAAACTGCTATTATAGCTGAAAGAGAATTACACGAGTTCTATTTCAAAGATTTTAATATTGTTCCGTCAAATGTTATTGAGCCTGTAATTCATCATTATACAAGTCATATCAAAGCTGTTTCTTCATTCGAATCAGTTGAGATTGGAATGGCATCAGTATTACCTTGCTTTTGGATTTATAAAAAAGTTGGGGAATATATCTATGAAAATCAGAAAAGTAAAAATAACCCGTATCAAAAATGGATTGATACATATGCAGGTAATGACTTTGATTTAGTTGTTAAAGAGGCTATTGACATTTGCGATAATTTTGCTTTAAATGCATCGACAAAAATTCAAGCTCGTATGACAGAAGTTTTCATTACATCTACAAGATTGGAATTTGAGTTTTGGGATTCATCATATCAAATAAAAAAATGGAAAAAGTTTAAAAAATGAGAGAAGAAATAAAAGCGGTGATTTTTGATATGGATGGTGTTTTGATTGATTCTGAACCTTTCTGGGAAATTGCAGAAAAAAAAGTTTTTGGTTCATTAGGTGTAAGCTTAACACCTGAATTATGTAATCAAACAAAATTTATGACCACCAATGAAGTTACTAAATTTTGGTACCGTCATTATCAATGGGAAGGTAAATCATTTCAAGATGTTCAAAACGAAGTTATTGAATGCGTGAAATTGCTGATTAAAAAAGAAGGGAAAGAAATTAAGGGAATAAAAGGTCTTTTGAAATTTATAAAAACTAAAGGATTTAAAATAGGACTCGCAACAAATGCACCATATGAGCTAATTCCAATAGTTCTTGAAAAATTAAATATATCTGATTATTTTGATTTTTTTACATCTGCCGAATTTGAAAAAATGGGTAAACCAAATCCAGCAGTTTATTTGTCCGTTGCTAAAAATCTGAAAATCAATCCCAAAAACTGTGTTGTTTTTGAAGATTCTTATTCTGGCTTATTATCAGCAAAAAGTGCAGGAATGAAAACTGTGGCATATCGTCCAAAAAAAGAAAATTTAATAATGAAAGAAAAAATTGAAGATTTCGTAATTCATTCATTTTCGAATCTAAATTCAATAAGTAGAATTTTCAATTAGTGACGGATGTTTTTTTATATTGTGTACAACAATTAGATAAACACAATTGTGCTTATTTCAGTTATATTTATTTCGTTAAAATTAGATAAATCAATTTCTTTTATCTACACTCTTTTTATCAAAAGCAATTAAATTAAATAGCTGGCGCATTCTGGAGCGAACCCGATTTCCATATTTATCTTCTAATTCTTGCGCATTTAGATTAGTAGTTGCATGAGTTTTAATATTGCTTTTTAAAAATAAATCGTAGCGGGATAAGAGAATTTCTCCCATAACGTTACAATCTTTCCCAAAATGACGCCCAGTTGTTTCTACTCCTAAATCATCAAAGCAATAAAAGCTACTATTGCCATATTCTTCAATAGTTTTATAACCAATATTATTAAAAGTAAATGTTATATTTCTTGCAGGAATAACTTCATACGGTTTTATATGAGGCACTATATGGCGTAATAATTTCATTAAACTTGTTTTACCACATCCTACTGGACCAGATAATAAAATTCCCTTGTTAGGATTTATTTCTAATTTTTTGCAAGCTTCGAAATCACGAATAAAATAAACACAAAGCTTGTAAAGAATCACCTCATCTTCTTCATAAATCTTAAACTTTTTACCAAATAATAGTTTTCCTTTGAAATCTAAGTATATTAATATTTTCTTGAAATCGTATGAGATGCTATTATCTTTAAATTCTCCTAATCGATATTGGACACTTCCTTCTTGTATGATATGTGGTTGTATGTTATTCATAGTTTTAGATGATGAGATACTGAAACAAGTTCAGTATGAGGCAAAGCGTTATAAAGGCTCATTGTAGTTTTTATTTTTACTAGTCTTAAGGTTGTCTTGATTCTGAGACCTTTCGACTGCGCTCAAGGTGACATTAGTTTTCTTTTTTATTTCTTCAGCTTTTAGTATCCAATTTTTAGCTGTTGCTTGCCAGTTGACAATTTTTGTTTTACCACCTACTTTCCAACCTATGCCATCATAATGATTGAAGAATTTTTGAGCTTCAATTATTGGCCAGTTTTCTTTTTTAAAAAAATCAATAACTTCAATTTCATTTTTAGGCTGGTCTAGTTTATTGATGTTTTTATTAGTTTGTATATGTTTATTAATAGATACCAGTGCTTGTCCATTTTTAGGACTGTATGTGTCCACTACTTGTTCAGAGCTTGTCTCAAAATTGAACATCTTAATTTTACTACCCTTAAATGGATTGTGTGATGGATAGTAAATGATATATTTCCAATGATTTAGCTCTTTAATACACTTATGATATGTAGACTTGGAACCTATCTTTGAAAAGCTCATAACTTCTTCTCGATTGATATAGAATTCTTCCATAAATCGATTACTATTCCAAATTTGAAATAGTGCTACATATAGACTAATATGTGTTGGATTTAAACGACCATCTTTTGAGAATTGAAGAAATACACCTTTTAGGTGTAATATGTAGTTGACATTGTTCATGATGGAAAGATTGCCACGTCGTTGCCTCCTCGCAATGACATTTTAGAATTTGTTATGAATACGGTTGTCTTCCATTACTTGTTGAATTTCTTCATAATCATAATAAATAACTCCTCCTACCTTTGTGTATGGTAATGTGCCATTAATACGGAGGTTTTGTAATGTTCCTGGTGAAATACTTAATAAGTCGCGAACTTCTGGAGACTTTAACCATTTTTTAGGAGCAAAGCCTGATTGGTGGTTTATGATTGCTTTAATATCTTCTAACAATTCATGTTTAAATTCGTGAAGATCTTCTGTTGTAATAATTGTTGCTGCCATAATAACGTTTTAAGTTTAAAATAGCTACCGCCTTGAACTTGCATTCGCAGCAGTAGCTATTAATTTGATTTAGCTCACGAACTTTAATATTTTATTAAATAGGCGTTCGTGAAATGAAAAATTTGCTTGCCAAATTTAAATTCGGCTAAGCCAATCTTCGATTTGACTTTCGTTTGACAAATATGAAAGGTTTTATTATGATTTATTCACAAGCTAACACCAACTTGGGTGATTTTTCTCACTCATTTTTAACGCATTACATTAATTTACTTTGATACTTTAGATTTAAAATTGACCACATAAAAAAGTGCAAATTATATGGTAATAACTTGCACTTAAAAACACCCAAGTTGGGTATTTACTCATCAGATTCGAGCATCTTATATGAGAGAGCCTCTTTAAGTTTATCTATGAATTTTGTTTGATTGATTTTCCTTGAGCGAATTTCTAAGAAGGAACGGTAGTAGTCTCCTAAACTGATATTAAACATTTGCTCACATGCTAATGCCACTTCTTTGATATCTGCAGTACCACTATTTACAACTCCTGTACTATGAAGCGCATAAATTAACTCTATTAAGTCTGTTTTGTTTCCTGTCCAAAATAATTTGGATTGCTTTTGAAAAATGCTGCAATTTACTTCCATTCCATTATTATTTTCCAGTTTATCGATTTCGGTTTTCAGGTATACTATGAGCATATCATAGCCCAAAATAGTAGCCACCATACTGTCATGACTTGTTGAAAATTGTTCATCAATGAAATAATGAAACGTGTCCGGAAACAAACATAGCTCTGTTTTCCCACGCAAGAAATATTGCTCATCTAAGGACGTTTCATTTCTACGATAATAATGATAAAACTCCAGGTTATCGTTAAAGTAATTTTGAAGCCTATCTATGTGATGGTTTAAATACTTTATTTGTGATTTATTACTGCTTCGAGGACGCTTACTTTCAACATTAAACAACTTTACATAATAAATAAGTTTACCATATATTTTTGGCTTAATATTCTTAAAAAAGTGAATTTCTTCTTGTTTATTTTCAAATTCATAAGCCACTACATTATTTCTAATTTCTTTAAGTGTTTGCTTTATAACTTTGATACTTTTCTCTGATTTTATAAGAATATCGATGGTTTCTAGATCCAAAGATTCCAAATGAACGTCAAGCGCTTTTAATATTTCTTCATATTTATTCACTTTGGGGCGTTGAGTTTACATAACCCTTCATTGTTGCATAACCTCATTACTCAACTAGGGTGGTGCGTGTTCTTAATTCAATTATTTTTTTGTGTTAATTCAAATGTCATCCCCCATGGGCTTTCAAAATATATCCACTTTACCCCCTTTAAAGCACCTGAAATATTTTTTAATGACGGATTATTATATGTGTATGAACCACATACTTTTATATTATTTCTTTTGAGAAAAGAAACACTTTCTTCAATATCGTTAACTTCAAAAGCTATATGATATCCACTGTAATCACTATTTTTTGAAACTTCTTTCTTTTGATCTGGACTAGTATATTGAAATAGCTCAATAATACTATCATCAAAAAGCTGTATCAACGTAAGTTTTTCGATAACAGCTCTTGGATTTACATTAAGATGCTCCTTCATCCAATCATCATCAGAACTGAAATTATTAGCTTTTCCGATAATTTTAGCATTGAAAAACTTTTTGAAAAAATTAATCGCTTCTGTCATATCGGGAACGACAATACCGATATGGTCTTTCTTTATTAATCCTTTTATCAATATATTTTATTATTAAATGTTTTGTTCGATTCTTTTTTCGGGTATAAACCAAATAATAGCCACTATGATATAACAAAGAATAGCCAGAATTCCATTAAAGAATGTTAAACCAACACCAATAACATACAATGCAATTGATATTTTTCCTTTGATATCCTTTCCTAATGCCTTCCTTAAAACAAAGTTCTCATCATGGTGTTTAAGTATTTGAATCTGTAATATATTATATGCTAAAGCACTCATCAATAAAACAATTCCGTAAAACGCAATTGGAGCGGGTTCAAAATGACTTTCTCCAATCCAAGACGTTGTAAACGGGATTAGTGACAACCAGAATAATAGGTGTAAGTTAGACCATAATATTTTCCCATTTACACGCTCGGTTATTTGAAATAAATGATGGTGGTTATTCCAATAAATCCCAATATAAATAAAACTTAAAAGGTAACTTAAAAATATAGGCATAACTTTTAAGAGTGCTTCAAAATTGGCTTCATGAGGTGTTTTTAACTCCAATACCATAATGGTAATTACTATGGCAAGTACGCCATCGCTAAATGCTTCAAGTCTATTTGTTTTCATCTATCGTTTCTTTATAGCTTAACGCTCCGGATGGGCACGCATTAATTTGATTTTTCAATGCCTCTACATTAGCATTTTTGGGTTTTATCCAAGGTTTATCTTTAGGATTATAGACTTCGGGTAGTGTTTTAACACATACCCCTGCGTGTATACATTTTTCAGGTTGCCAAACAACAGTTAGACTGTCATTTTTGTATTCTTTTGTGGTTGCCATTTTTAGTTGGTTTTATTGTTTTAGTACATCTCTTATGTCTTCTAATTTTTTGAACATTGCATTAGCAAAAGGACATAATGGGATAATTTTTAAATTCTTCTCTCTAGTCATTTCTACAATTTTATAGAGCATTTTTTTTCCTACCCCCTTACCATTAAATTCTGGTTCTACCTCGGTATGGTCAATGATAATAAAATCGCTATCGGGAATTGAATAGGTCATTACACCCACTTTTTTTGAATTCTCTTTAGCGATAGAAAACCCCTTGCCTTCTCTTTC from Flavivirga abyssicola includes the following:
- a CDS encoding type II toxin-antitoxin system HipA family toxin; translated protein: MSYCLACNKVLEGNLKYHESCLKTFWQEDTPVLELDYELSKIVELAKENIVQRVIVTGVQPKLSLGFTGGEDKNRLTIVGALNGRYILKPPFELYPQMPEIEALSMLLTQACGIDTVPFLLIPMKSGELAYLTRRIDRTTKDEKHPMEDACQFTERLTEHKYRGSYEQIAKGIITYAQNPLLEVVKFYQQVIVSFLIGNNDMHLKNFSLIALKNNQYQLAPAYDMVAVKLLIPDDPEELALNLNGKKRKLKRKDFNEVMAKAHIPEKAIENLWNRIEKGMQNWTQLINNSFLSEDMKETVLELINTRAKQVNLNFKK
- a CDS encoding HipA N-terminal domain-containing protein, with product MRQGEIWVNNQLSGILTEDDNGYHFNYQKEYLEQEKALPVSLTLPLQKDPFHSENLFPFFDGLIPEGWLLDIAHKNWKINPRDRMGLLLTICRDCIGNISVRSI
- a CDS encoding helix-turn-helix transcriptional regulator; protein product: MQEWNRNNAIADFVRNRRKKSNLTQIELADITGVGVRFVRELEQGKPNLMTDKINQILLFFGHTLTPTPISDETRRNLGE
- a CDS encoding AraC family transcriptional regulator, whose product is MKILDKEIETDYKNRINRVFEFIDENLESDLSLKTVSGIAFFSPFHFHRVFKFVTGETLNGYVTRRKIEKSALDLLHKNITTTELAHKYGFSDNSSYSRTFKKYFGVSPTAFKRENPNRHSKIRQLKSKNGQEYPDYEKYICIIDNLKKWTKMNAKIEIKQTPKLNLAGVTHVGVNGIEKVFEKLAKWAITKGLFKNSENKMGRIFYDSFKVTAPDKVRMSIFLTTNEPFKAEGEINKLTINESKCIVGRFVITPTEFEKSWTSLFIWMNENGYKKSPENPFEIYHNDYREHPENKFIVDLHIPVE
- the tenA gene encoding thiaminase II, whose translation is MTWSDKSWETIKPIFNSILKMSFIQELMNGNLNKEKFKFYMQQDSKYLENFGKTLSLLASKSYDVKETISLIHFAETAIIAERELHEFYFKDFNIVPSNVIEPVIHHYTSHIKAVSSFESVEIGMASVLPCFWIYKKVGEYIYENQKSKNNPYQKWIDTYAGNDFDLVVKEAIDICDNFALNASTKIQARMTEVFITSTRLEFEFWDSSYQIKKWKKFKK
- the hxpB gene encoding hexitol phosphatase HxpB, which codes for MREEIKAVIFDMDGVLIDSEPFWEIAEKKVFGSLGVSLTPELCNQTKFMTTNEVTKFWYRHYQWEGKSFQDVQNEVIECVKLLIKKEGKEIKGIKGLLKFIKTKGFKIGLATNAPYELIPIVLEKLNISDYFDFFTSAEFEKMGKPNPAVYLSVAKNLKINPKNCVVFEDSYSGLLSAKSAGMKTVAYRPKKENLIMKEKIEDFVIHSFSNLNSISRIFN
- a CDS encoding P-loop NTPase family protein — protein: MNNIQPHIIQEGSVQYRLGEFKDNSISYDFKKILIYLDFKGKLLFGKKFKIYEEDEVILYKLCVYFIRDFEACKKLEINPNKGILLSGPVGCGKTSLMKLLRHIVPHIKPYEVIPARNITFTFNNIGYKTIEEYGNSSFYCFDDLGVETTGRHFGKDCNVMGEILLSRYDLFLKSNIKTHATTNLNAQELEDKYGNRVRSRMRQLFNLIAFDKKSVDKRN
- a CDS encoding helix-turn-helix domain-containing protein, producing MAATIITTEDLHEFKHELLEDIKAIINHQSGFAPKKWLKSPEVRDLLSISPGTLQNLRINGTLPYTKVGGVIYYDYEEIQQVMEDNRIHNKF
- a CDS encoding RteC domain-containing protein codes for the protein MNKYEEILKALDVHLESLDLETIDILIKSEKSIKVIKQTLKEIRNNVVAYEFENKQEEIHFFKNIKPKIYGKLIYYVKLFNVESKRPRSSNKSQIKYLNHHIDRLQNYFNDNLEFYHYYRRNETSLDEQYFLRGKTELCLFPDTFHYFIDEQFSTSHDSMVATILGYDMLIVYLKTEIDKLENNNGMEVNCSIFQKQSKLFWTGNKTDLIELIYALHSTGVVNSGTADIKEVALACEQMFNISLGDYYRSFLEIRSRKINQTKFIDKLKEALSYKMLESDE
- a CDS encoding VOC family protein — its product is MIKGLIKKDHIGIVVPDMTEAINFFKKFFNAKIIGKANNFSSDDDWMKEHLNVNPRAVIEKLTLIQLFDDSIIELFQYTSPDQKKEVSKNSDYSGYHIAFEVNDIEESVSFLKRNNIKVCGSYTYNNPSLKNISGALKGVKWIYFESPWGMTFELTQKNN
- a CDS encoding TMEM175 family protein, with translation MKTNRLEAFSDGVLAIVITIMVLELKTPHEANFEALLKVMPIFLSYLLSFIYIGIYWNNHHHLFQITERVNGKILWSNLHLLFWLSLIPFTTSWIGESHFEPAPIAFYGIVLLMSALAYNILQIQILKHHDENFVLRKALGKDIKGKISIALYVIGVGLTFFNGILAILCYIIVAIIWFIPEKRIEQNI
- a CDS encoding (4Fe-4S)-binding protein, translated to MATTKEYKNDSLTVVWQPEKCIHAGVCVKTLPEVYNPKDKPWIKPKNANVEALKNQINACPSGALSYKETIDENK
- a CDS encoding GNAT family N-acetyltransferase; the protein is MNNRKLLKSENMEVELKEREGKGFSIAKENSKKVGVMTYSIPDSDFIIIDHTEVEPEFNGKGVGKKMLYKIVEMTREKNLKIIPLCPFANAMFKKLEDIRDVLKQ